Proteins encoded by one window of Lathyrus oleraceus cultivar Zhongwan6 chromosome 1, CAAS_Psat_ZW6_1.0, whole genome shotgun sequence:
- the LOC127102877 gene encoding uncharacterized protein LOC127102877, with the protein MQDKTKKAVKTPTKKATSTNKDAFEEKDEGDTNKITITKAGRKPPPTPKKQKQKETQVQMIESDDGVADGTTQPTIKQAIPVSSNDPSYHPTSTPNHHPTSPKDSTKEFIDEVDKPIKETQKDHTIDSEHEDEKEKNAPVKGEVDVEMQNVDEVVEDISEDGYPTIENPDIDGPDDEEEEDHFMSNFHMEPAKDEDEEQDNEQENKQTNDMSKTNPTSNAAKDTISPSTRTNVALSPEELEALKQSKPMEYLKATNSAGGSSTEKSHSTSIVSGGQSTSKYGHELLLKIKEKSFHIDLLQVLENDTSACFGIKDLFKQVNVLNASIEVADVIMDLGFLINQVVAELNRIREASNKI; encoded by the exons ATGCAAGACAAAACCAAGAAAG CCGTGAAAACACCTACCAAGAAAGCCACTTCCACAAACAAAGATGCCTTCgaagagaaagatgaaggagacaccaacaaaataacaataacaaaG GCAGGTCGAAAACCACCACCAACGCCcaaaaaacaaaagcaaaaggAAACCCAAGTTCAGATGATCGAATCAGATGATG GGGTCGCAGATGGCACAACACAACCAACCATCAAACAAGCCATCCCAGTAAGCAGTAATGATCCTTCCTATCACCCCACCAGCACTCCCAATCATCATCCAACATCTCCCAAAGATTCTACAAAAGAGTTTATAGATGAAGTAGACAAACCTATTAAAGAAACACAAAAGGATCACACCATTGACTCTGAGCATGAAGatgaaaaagagaaaaatgccCCTGTTAAGGGGGAAGTAGATGTGGAGATGCAAAATGTTGACGAAGTTGTCGAAGACATATCTGAAGATGGCTATCCGACAATTGAAAACCCAGACATTGATGGCccagatgacgaagaagaagaggatcATTTTATGTCCAACTTTCACATGGAGCCTGCTAAGGATGAAGATGAGGAACAAGATAATGAACAAGAGAATAAGCAAACCAATGACATGTCTAAGACCAACCCAACTTCTAATGCTGCCAAAGATACCATATCACCTTCGACCAGAACCAATGTTGCCCTCTCTCCAGAAGAGCTAGAAGCATTGAAGCAAAGCAAACCAATGGAATATCTGAAGGCCACTAACAGTGCAGGGGGTAGCTCGACTGAAAAAAGTCATAGTACTTCAATAGTGTCAGGTGGCCAATCTACAAGCAAATATGGCCATGAATTGCTCCTCAAAATCAAAGAAAAATCCTTTCACATTGATCTACTCCAAGTCTTGGAGAATGACACTTCTGCTTGCTTTGGGATCAAAGATCTCTTCAAACAAGTTAACGTCTTGAACGCTTCCATAGAAGTTGCAGATGTCATCATGGATCTAGGGTTTCTGATTAATCAAGTTGTTGCGGAACTTAATCGCATAAGGGAAGCTTCGAACAAAATCTAA